The Palaemon carinicauda isolate YSFRI2023 chromosome 7, ASM3689809v2, whole genome shotgun sequence DNA window gtagtcatatgtcggTCAATGTTGCTGAAAGTgactggggatatatatatatatatatatatatatatatatatatatatatatatatatatatacatacatacatacatacatacatacatatttaaggtTGGAGATACTACTAGAAGCAATCGAGCTTGAGCAAGTCttaaactcccgtccaacagatggCGGGGCAGGAACGTTTCCGATAGGCCACTTTTTAACCAAAAGATCGTTATTGAATATACCTTACATGGAAGAGGTTACATATAAATAAAACTTCAAATTTTTAAACTGTACAAAGCATTTATTAAGTTAAATGTACACAATTAAATCTAGGTCAGCGTTTAATATAACGCTGTTTATCACGTGAATTTGAATGAAATGTTTATGCCAGTGATTGCTAATGCTGTATGAAATTTTGAGCATATCTTCAGTTACAATGACAGACTATACGTTCTCTGCATTTTTTCTTACTGTAGGAACATGGTTTACGTAAACTTAGCACTTGAAATATCATCAGTTTTCctgctaaactttttttttcatttttatgagtATATTGCTTTatgaattttttgtatttttaagagTGTATAGGATTACGTTATATGTGCATAGATATTGCGATAAATCTAAGATTAATACTGTAATGGGATTTATTCAATACACATGAAAGTTATAATACTAAGTCACTCAAAGAAAATTCACTTGCGAACTCTCACGGTTTTACTAAAGCAATGCAAGCGTGGCCAAAAATACTGTTTGTGGAACACTGAGACATCTCTCGTGATTCGGGGAAGGTTGCCGTGCACGGTCTGCAGTAGAccataggatgatgatgatgcccATATTGGTAAGCAAAGAAACATGATTTTgctcataaatatataatttaagagTGGAGCAAAGTTCAGATTTCTCTACCACATATCAGACATCTCGTCAGTTTGAATTTCTACGACCTCGTCCTTCAACCTGAAAGAGAAAGGAACTGATCAGAACGAGATCTACGCAATGGTTAAGGAAGCTGTTCTAATAAAAATTGTCTTTATGGAATGGCAGGTTAATTATGAAGGAGGCTATGAATAGTTTATACAATTAACATTTCTTCtgaaaaaattaaacttatttaaAGAAGACAAGTATCTCACTGAATCTAATGCCAAAATATTAAAGTCAACTTCagtattatatcatatttttcatataaagcATTAGATTGTCTTTGTCTGTCTACTTTTGTAGAGGGAGAATGTAATCGATGGCGGTTAGTTTCGTCAAAGACCTTCTACAGTATTCTGTTTATATTAGCAGAAGTATTTGTGTTGTTGGAATCTGTGATATATAATTACAGATTCCTTAATAGTACCCAGATATTATAGAACACATTCACATATTTGTTTTATGTTACTGAATACATAGAAGAAATTTATGGAAAATGTATGGTATTTGTTACATATTCTAGATTGAAATTAAACCATTGGCATTTATGTAATCAATTTGTGCAATGTGTGTTTTGTATCTGATGTAGGCTACTTGTTTACTGTATTATATTTTGCTTTAAACCTTACCTTTGCAGTTGGCCTCTTGAGTCAGTTCTGTGGAAGACAATAATGTTTCCAGAATTGTTTCTTGTAACGGGGGCATGAGGGTTCTCCTCATTGGATATTTTTCTAATGCTTGGGTCTCGGGACAACATGCCGATACCAAATGAAGATAATGAGGAAGACACGGATTGACTTGAATCCTGTCTCAACATATTAACGCCAACAGGCATGACAGGAGTCGACCCTCCGGGATGGACGCTAGGTCCTGGTATCGCAGTTTCTTCAAAATTAACGCTTTTGGGCGAAGAGGCTATCGACGCGGATGAAATGCTGCTCTGTTTAGAGTCTGTCCTCTGGAAATGCTTTGTTTTCTCTTCGTAATCAGACAACTGCGGAATATCCAAAAATTGCTGTGATCTTGTAGATGCATTCCTAAAGTTGACGGACTTTGTAGATTTCTTGGAATCTGTTCGCATCATGATGCTCGAGTACCGAAGAGACTTAGTGGGTTCCAGTTCGAAGGCGTGGTTGTCAATTCCTGGAACGGTGTTGGTCTCATTCTCACTGTTGTTCTCCTTTCCGCGTTTGGAAAGACGTCTCAGAAGTCTAGAGCCGGCAGTGAGACCGGCGTTCAGGGGTTCCTCTAGACGTGGGATCTTGAAACGCCTCTTGCGTGTGTCATGGGAATCCTCAATGATGATGTGGCGATCGTAAGGCGTGTCAAAGTCTACTTCCAAGATAGTGGAGAATTTGTGGGGGTAAATCCAGTCCACTATTGAAATTATCATCCCTGATATTGCCATAATGCTTCCTGGAATAGAAAGAAATAAGCATTAGTATTTTAATGTTACAATATGAGCAGTTCTAAAATTTTTTGAAGATATATTAGGTTGATGTTTTCAAGTATTTCGATGATCGACAGAGGTTTGACGTTTGTAGAATTTTATATATTCTGTTTTCTATCATTTGTTTatatcaatagttagaggagctaaTTTTCAAACAGATAAATCTTAGTATATTGAGAATGATTGAAAGCAAGAGAATGAATATCAGATCACCCAGTTATTAGTATGAAAATTGTTTCTCTGACTGCGATATCTTGCGAGTTTAGTGACTGTTCAAAAGtacaaactcgcagcaaatgtttttatgttgaagaggctgacttaagtttttatagttatatgaaatatctgttttaatgttatcggttttaaaatattttattttaattgttcatcacctcttatggtttatttatttccgtatttcttttcctcactgggctacttttccctattggagcccttgggcttgtagcatcttgcttttccaactttgattgttgcttagttagtaataataataataatcataatcataataataataataatatctattgccTCGTAGAAGCGTGCTTTCAAAAACAAGACAATTTACCGATGTCACTTACCCACAATGAGTGTGAGCCAGAAACACCAGCCTAGTCTGAACGTGATAATGGCTTCCTCAAATCGCATCACTAGGGGCTTCTCCGGCATTAGGAGGTAAAAGATTGCCGTTGCGAGACACATGAAACTTCCACTGATGACCATCATGTAAGCTCCGTAGCGGGGGACATTCACCATCAGTATGTTCATCAGCAGCCATGATGCAAACGATGACCTGGTTAAGGGGGAGAGAAATACGTGTTGATTAGTAATGCACGttaatttttacgtttttttaACCTATATCTTTCTATTTGGATGATTAAGGAAAGGTGCTGGTATTTTTTGGATATGGGAATTATCCTTGATAAACCTGTGTGAGACAATTGAATTATTTGCTTCTTGATACCTAAACTACATACAAGCTAGAAGAAAATTGACAAGTATAATTTTGAATAAATGAAGACATCTTGCACCAGCTTTTCACACAACATTTCATGAATAATTTTAAGGGAATGTATTGAGAAGCATTAAATAGCTCTTAAAGTTGGTGACTTATAAAGAGGAATTATTGAAACTATAGAAGAAACAGCAGATTTCAGCATAACCTACACAAGTATTTGATATGTAATTTATCTGGTTAAGTACTCAGTAAGAGTACACAAATCGAAACATGACTGAAGACGCGAACTTaccacagaagaatattggtatAATATCCTGCATTGCGGTAGTATCTTCCCCAGGCAAAGCCCTCGTTATCGAGGGTGAGGTACTCGGCCACGGTGAGGATGGGGTAAGGCAGCCCCTTGACTAGGGCTGATCTATAATGCTCCCTCATATCCGATGTTTTGATCCAGTGGAAGCGCTCGTTGAAGTTGATGTCGAGGCTCCGGTTGTGTTTGGGGATGACGCACATCGTTATGTTGACGTGGTCGAGACCGATCGCCACGCCCAGGTTGG harbors:
- the LOC137643725 gene encoding uncharacterized protein — protein: MCVIPKHNRSLDINFNERFHWIKTSDMREHYRSALVKGLPYPILTVAEYLTLDNEGFAWGRYYRNAGYYTNILLWSSFASWLLMNILMVNVPRYGAYMMVISGSFMCLATAIFYLLMPEKPLVMRFEEAIITFRLGWCFWLTLIVGSIMAISGMIISIVDWIYPHKFSTILEVDFDTPYDRHIIIEDSHDTRKRRFKIPRLEEPLNAGLTAGSRLLRRLSKRGKENNSENETNTVPGIDNHAFELEPTKSLRYSSIMMRTDSKKSTKSVNFRNASTRSQQFLDIPQLSDYEEKTKHFQRTDSKQSSISSASIASSPKSVNFEETAIPGPSVHPGGSTPVMPVGVNMLRQDSSQSVSSSLSSFGIGMLSRDPSIRKISNEENPHAPVTRNNSGNIIVFHRTDSRGQLQRLKDEVVEIQTDEMSDMW